The stretch of DNA ATATTCCTTGCTGCCGGGCCAGGACCCAAAGAGAGAAGAGATTGAATAATTCTCTTTGAGTAAAATCGTCCATTTCACAAATTCTTTTATACCCGTTGAGCACATTTTCCTCCAGTTGTCTTCTCCGGTCAAGAGAACGGGCAAGACTCCGGCGAACTTGCCGCTCCCATCTCACGAGACCGCTGGCCAGGCTTTTCAGGCTATCAATAATCGTCCGTTCCGTAATTCCAAGGGTAAAGTGGTTGGTGATTTGAAAAATATGACCTCGTGCCTCATGGTTCCCCATGGTGTTTTGTTCGATAAAAAAACCTTTATCCCGAAAAAGCTGCATGAGGGCATTCTCCCCATAGAGAAAGGCCAGGGCAGGAAGATGAATTCGGATCTCCGCCCGCATGCCGGTGCCGCATTCCCGGAGATCGGCGGTCAAATACCCCCAAGTCTTGTGAAAGGCATAATCGAAATGTGATTCGAGAAAATCGTCAATCCGCTGTGAACGCTGGTGACAGTACTCAAGACGCATTCCGGGAGCGACGGAAAAGATTCGAAAATGATCCTGGTCGTTGACGAAAAAGCCAGCATTATTCTTGTGGATTAAGATTTTCCCTGTCTGGAAAGAACCGAAATACGAAGCAAAGAGGCCACCGGGAAAGTGGGATGCGAGGTGGGAGAGCGCGTTTATGTCCAATGCCTGACAACGGTAAGCGCGGCGTTTTAGTTGTGTACGATAAAGGAACCGGACTCGCTCTTCGATATCGTCGAGCCAGATTCGGGAAGCATGGGAGGGAAAGGGGACCCCTGTGAGATTCCGCCGGAGAAACACGCCGGAAAAGAGAATCACGCAATCGGATTTTCGTTGAAACAATTTTCCTGGAGAGAGGATATTCATGGGAGAATCGCCACCCTGAGTTTGTACATCATTTTTTTCAAATAGTCGGCCTTTTCATAGTTCTGTTCAGCCAGACAACGGATATAATCCTTCTCGATCTTCCGCAGGTCACTCTCGATGATCCTCTTTTTCAACCAGCTTACCGGCGCTCTCCCCCGGTGAACAGATCCCTTCTGGCACTGTTGCGTCTGAGCGTTCAATAAATCGGAGAACGCCGTGTAACAATTGGCACACCCAAAAGCGCCCGCCCCTTTGAAATCGGGAATGGGAAGACAGCAAAAACCACACTGCTTATCTTGCTTGAACATAAAATTCCCTGCCTGGATTAGGATCGTTCAACTCACAAACCCCGGATTGTTGGAATCTTTTCGTATGGATTCACCCGCCACCGATCTATTCCAACATTTCCTCCTTGAGCACTTGCAGGAGCATTTCTTTCAGGATATTCGTCCTGACCATGTTCTTGAAGGCAAACGATGCGTGGGTGTTGTACTGAATGCTTCCCAGGGCGCTGATCATGGCCGCCTTCATCAAGAGGCCTTCCCGGGAGGTAATGAATCCCTCCCGTTCCAGCCAGTTGACAATCCCTTCCACATCGGTTTCCCTCAGTTCGGTTTCCTGGCTTTCCAGGTATGACAACACCGGCTCCAGTCGGTCCATAGGAATTCGAATGATCCGGACATACCCGCTACCCCCCCGCCGGCTTTCAACGATAAAGCCCCGAAACACGTTGAAGCGGGTGGAAAGAACGTAATTGATCTGGGAAGGAGCGCAATCGAACTCTTCGGCGATACGCCCCCGTTGTATGGTGATCACATGGTTGGGAGAACTTTCGAGTAGTCCGACTAAGTATTTTTCAATGGAATCGCATAGCGAGAACATGGCCCTCACCGTCCCGGTTTTGACTATCATTGACTTTTATAGTACTGGTTTAAAGGCCTTCTGTCAA from Atribacteraceae bacterium encodes:
- a CDS encoding CtsR family transcriptional regulator; the protein is MIVKTGTVRAMFSLCDSIEKYLVGLLESSPNHVITIQRGRIAEEFDCAPSQINYVLSTRFNVFRGFIVESRRGGSGYVRIIRIPMDRLEPVLSYLESQETELRETDVEGIVNWLEREGFITSREGLLMKAAMISALGSIQYNTHASFAFKNMVRTNILKEMLLQVLKEEMLE